TTATCCTTTAAATTCTCCTGGCTTACAGCAGTTATAATAGTTTTGCTTTTAGGATTGACTACAAAAGCCCTGTTGTCCATAAGCACAAGAGATTCTCTTGAACCTTTTTTTGAAAGCTTTTCCATAGCATAGTTCATCTTTGAAATATCTTGAGAACTAAGACTTATACCTCTTGATTCAAGGCGCTTTGAGGCGTGATTTGTAAGGTTTATGTTACTAAGTTCACTGTTTAAAATCTGGGCAAAACTTGAATCTGACTGAAGTTTTGGAAAACTGCTATTAGAAGTGCCTTGTCCTTGAATTTTATCTATCTTCATGAAACGCTTACTACGCTCGAAAGATTTATAGTAGAACCGTTATCTAATACCAAAGAAGGATTTCCATTTTTTATAGTAACCTGGGTAACTGTAGCGCTTTGTGTGCTGTTGTCAGCAGCGGTATACTGAATTTTTTTACCTATTAAGTTGGTAGCATACAGATTGTTTATGTTTGTCATAGAATTTTGTACGGAATTACTCATGTTTGTCATTTGTTGTGTGGTAGTAAGAGCTGATAACTCGTTCATAAACTCGTTTGTGCTCATAGCGTCAAGAGGATCCTGATTTTTTAGCTGAGCAATTAAAAGGGTCAAAAAAGCATTGGTGCTTGCCAGGCTATTAGCGCTCGAACTTGAACTGGTATTAGAACTTGCACTAGTACTATTACTCGTTGAACCAACGCTTGAAACTGACATTTTAATGCCTCCTTTTTCTAAACTCTTATATCAACACCGCTTTTAAGGCTTTGGATACCTGTTATAAGCGCAGTATCTAAAGAAAC
Above is a genomic segment from Thermodesulfobium narugense DSM 14796 containing:
- a CDS encoding TIGR02530 family flagellar biosynthesis protein, which produces MKIDKIQGQGTSNSSFPKLQSDSSFAQILNSELSNINLTNHASKRLESRGISLSSQDISKMNYAMEKLSKKGSRESLVLMDNRAFVVNPKSKTIITAVSQENLKDNVFTNIDSAIIL
- a CDS encoding flagellar hook capping FlgD N-terminal domain-containing protein, with the translated sequence MSVSSVGSTSNSTSASSNTSSSSSANSLASTNAFLTLLIAQLKNQDPLDAMSTNEFMNELSALTTTQQMTNMSNSVQNSMTNINNLYATNLIGKKIQYTAADNSTQSATVTQVTIKNGNPSLVLDNGSTINLSSVVSVS